AAACACTCTTAATAATAAAAATTGGAAAACTAATATATTTAATGAATTACTTACATATAATTTGGAATTTTCTAAAAATGAAAAAATAGACATAGCCCAATACAAAAAATTAAGTCTACCCATAGACGCTTATAAATTAGTGTTTATCAATGGAAAATTTTCATATGAACTAAGTAATAAAAATATTAAACCATGGATAATAAAAATAAATCATAATCCTAATCGCTATGAAGTCCATACTGCTATAAAACCAAATACCTTTCTATATTTAACACAATGCTTAAGTGATGCGACAATACATATAAATTTGCCCCCAAATAATGCTACAACAAAACCATTATATTTAATATATATTACTGAAGGATCTAATATAAAAAATCAACTTATAACATCACATTATAACCACTATATAGAAATAGATAATAACTCCAAAACACATATTATAGAACATTTTGTCAATACTAATTCAAATAGTCATTTTAGTGGCTCATACATATCTATGGTAGTTAAAAATAATGCTACATTAAATCATATCAAATTAATATTCGAGAATCGTGCAAGCTATCATATATCTCATAACGATATAAATATCGGAAAAAATTCCCAAGTAAAAAGTAACACTTTCGTAATTCTTGGTCCTAAACTCACCTATAATAATACTTATGTAAAACTTAATTATCCACACACCTCTGTATCACTGAATAACTTATTTTTCTTATCAAAAAAAGACATTGGCACTATAAACTCATATATTGAACATAATAATCAAGGGTATTCTTTAAGTAGACAATTACATAAAATAATAGCCTGTGAAAAAAGCACCGGCATATTTAATGGATTAATAAAAGTACAACCAAATTCCACTCAAACTGATGGAAAAATGACCAATAACAATTTATTACTTAATAATAATGCTACCATTAACAGCACACCTAAACTTGAAATTTATTCTGATAATGTAAAATGTAGTCATGGAGCAACAATAGGTCAAATTAATAACGACCATTTATTCTATTTAAGAACAAGAGGTATATCACAGAAAAATGCATTAAAAATGCTTATTTATGCATTTTCTGTTGAAGTCATAGAATTAATTAAAGATGATATGCTAAAAAGCATCATTATATCAAAAATAAATACAGCTTTAAAGGAATGTACATATGACTACTACAATATATCCCATTAAAAAAATTAGATCCGATTTTCCAATATTAAAAAAAATGATAAATCAGTACCCTTTAACTTATCTTGATAACGCTGCTACCACTCAAAAACCCAATGTAGTTATAGATGCACAAACCAATTATTATTATAATAATAATGCCTCTGTACATAGAGGAGTACATACATTAAGTACTGTATCAACTAATCAAATGGAAAAAATTAGATTACACATTGCTAACTTTATTCATGCATCGCCAGAAGAGATAGTATTTGTTAAAAGCACTACTGAAGCGATTAACTTAGTTGCCTGTAGTTGGGGATATAATTTTATAAATTATAAAGATAATATTATTATTAGTGAAATGGAACATCATTCCAATATTCTTCCTTGGCAACAACTTTCAAAAAGAAAAAATATTTTATTACGTTATATTCCGATAGCTCCAAATGGGACATTAGATCTATCTAATTTATCAAAATTAGTAGACCACAATACTAAATTATTAGCAATATCACACATGTCTAATGTATTAGGAACAATAAACCCTTTAAAAGAAATAATCAGCATAATAAGAAAAAAAAGTAATGCCTTAATATTAATAGATGGCGCACAAGGTATTGCGCACCAAACAGTAAATGTAAAAAAATTAGATTGTGATTTTTATATATTTTCTGGACACAAAATATATGGGCCACCTGGAATTGGTATAATGTATGGAAAAAAAGAATTACTACAAAAAATGCCCCCATGGATTTTAGGAGGCGGTATAGTACAAGATGTTAGTTTAAAAAAAGAAGCAAAATTTATAGATGCCCCATGGAAATTTGAATCTGGATCTCCTAATATTATCGGCATCATAGGCCTAGGAGCATCTATTCAATATATTAATGATATTGGTATTAAAAATATTAATAACTATGAACTTGAATTAACACACTATGCTATAGATAAATTAAAAAAAGTTCCAAATATAATTTTATACGGATTAAATACACAACAGACTAGCATTATTCCTTTCAACTTAAAAGGAAAAAACCCATATGACATCGGGATATTATTAAATCAATACAATATAGCAATACGCACTGGACATCATTGTGCAATACCCACAATGAATTATTTTAAAGTCTCAAGTATGTGTCGAGTATCACTTGCCATGTATACAAATAAAGATGACATAAATCACCTAACACAAAAATTAATAAAAATACAAAATATATTATTTTAATTTTGTAACCAAAAATATAAAATGCAATATTTTCCAACAAAAGCTCAACTAATAAAAAATTTTTCAATTTGTAATAATTGGGAAGAAAAATATATTTATATAATGGAATTAGGCAGATTATTACCTAAATTTCCCAATAATTTAAAACAACAAAAATACCAAATATCTGGATGTCAAAATAAAACTTGGATAGCTTTAATTCTTACTAAACAAAATAACCGTATTCAAGATACTGCTATTCAAAATACACCATCAATAAAATTGTATGGAGATAGTGATTCTGCTATTGTCAAAGGAATTATTGCTATAATATTTAATCTATATAAAGGACGAAATTTAGAAGAAATTATTCACGTTGATGTTACAACATTTTTAATTAACCAATTACAACTAAAGCAAAATCTAACTATATCCAGATCGCAAGGAATATTTTTAATACTACGTTCTATACATTCTCAAGCTGATGAGTTACTACATCAAAAAATCTATTCTTCAAATATTAAAGCTATACTGAAAATTATTTAAACACTAAATTTTGTTACATACCACATACGCACCTATACATTATTGACAATCCCAACAATTCTCCAATTTTTTATATAAATAAAAAATTTTTGATATTTTAATGAAAATTATCTGTATATTATAAATATATATAAAAAATAACTAATAAAAACAACACACAATACAATATTTTCCGCATTAATATTATAATTAAATACTTATAATAAAAAATTATTTGATTATTTCTAAATCATTATTAGCCAATCTGCTGTATGTTTAGTATTTTCTAATTCCAGACGTATAATTTTATCTACATTATTACTAACCTTCCAACTGTTTCATTTAAATCATGAATTTCATCAGATATTACTTTAAATGGAACATGACTCACACAATTTAGAAATGTAAAATCACTTAAAATTATTGAAATACACACCAGAATATTATTCTGCATATAATATACCTTACGCTATAAAATTACAAAAAAATTTCTTCCAAAAAATTACCATTCTATACATTACCCTAACATGCAGTATTTATATATTGTGATATTATCTTTCAAATAACTTCTAAAAATTATATCTAATATTTCCTAATATCATTTTATAGAGTAATTATGTTAATTTTACATTGTATTTCATAATAATAAAAATTATCAACTAAAATATTAAAATTATCTATTTACCCATTTTGCACAAAAAATAATGAAATTATACAAGATATTTGTTATGTTAAACATAACAAATATCTATGCGTTCTAATGGATTTGAACCATCGCCCTCTACCATGTCATAGTAGCGCTCTACCATCTGAGCTAAGAACGCATATATAATATATAATAATGTATTTTAATACAAAAATATATAACTTACATAAATCAAAAAATACATTTAAATATGTACACTATTATCATACATAACAATATGTTACAAATACAATTATAATATATGTACAAAAACTTTTAAATAATATAAGATACCTATCTTCCAATTTAAATGTTTAACAAGTATTACTCAATATAATATATTATATGTTATACTACTTTATAAATAAAGTATCATGTTATTTATTAATAATATTTAGAACATATGTTTTCAGGTATTATACAAGCTGTTGTCCCCGTGCACGCTATTCACGAAAAAAACAATCTAAAACAATTCTCAATTATTTTACCTAATTATTTACTTACCAACTTAAAAATTGGTTCTTCTATATCAAACAATGGATGTTGTTTAACAGTAATTTCCATTAAATCAAATTTAATTAGCTTTGAATTAATATACGAAACACTAAAATTAACTAATATGAATTTGTTAAGAATAGGAGATCTCATTAATATAGAAAGATCACTAAATTACAATGCTGAAATTGGAGGACATTTGATGTCTGGGCACATTGATTGCACAGGAACAATTAAAAAAATAATCCAATCAACACACCAAAAAATATTTTGGTTTAATTTAAAAAACCAAACTTTTCAAAAGTATATTTTACCACATGGCTCAATAGGTATTGAGGGAGTTAGTCTTACAATAAATAAAATAATAAAAAATAATATACGTATTTGCTTAACACCATATACTGCAATAAACACAACACTTGGAAAAAAAAATAGGTGATATAATAAATATTGAGATTGATATAATAACAAAATCTATTGTTAATAGCATTAACAGAACACTATCGATAATTGATTAAAAAAACAAAACCCGAACTATTAATTTTTTTAGATGAAAATATAGAAAATCTTCTAAACTACACGCACAATAAAAACCTATTTAACCCGTTTATGCTAATAAACTATTAATAAAAAAATTAGCTATTATGATAAATATGAAAGATACAATAAAAAAAATTGAAGATCAAATAAAAAAACACCCAGTAACTTTATACATGAAAGGTACGCCGGAGACTCCTAAATGCGGATTTTCTGCAAAAGCTGCTCAAATACTATCTATTTATACAAAAAATTTTTTTTATATAGATGTATTATCATATCCAGACATTAGGTCTACTTTACCAATTTTTTCCAATTGGCCTACTTTCCCGCAGCTGTGGATAAAAGAAAAATTAATAGGAGGCGTAGATATAATGCTGGAATTACACAATTCAGGAAAATTAAAAATCCTTATTAATTCAGCAACATTATAACATACTACACAGTAACTTACTACAACATATATATTATGTGTAATCCACATCTTATTTAAAAAATTCACACGTATGTTATTACATAATCTACAATTGATACTGGAATTAAGATACGATAATGTTGTGATGCTCTGATACTGGCCATCCACCAAGCCTTTTCCACTTATTAACTAATGCACAAAATAATACCGCTGTTCTTTCAGTGTCATATAAAGCAGAATGAGCCTTGCTTTTATCAAAAAATATACCTGCATAAGCACATGCTTTAGCTAATACTGTCTGACCAAAAACTAATCCACTTAAAGTAGCAGTATCAAAAGTAACAAAAGGATGAAATGGATTATTTTTCATAAAACTAACACGATCTACCGCTGCCATTAAAAAACTATGATCAAAAGAAGCATTATGCGCTACGATAATAGCACGACTACATTCTTGAGCATCAAGACCTTGATGTACCATATTAAAAATTTTCCTTAATGCCTCTTTTTCAGTAACCGCAGAACGCTTTGGGTCATTAGGATCAATTCTGTTAAACGCTAAAGACTCCGGTTGAATAATAGCTCCTGGAAAAGATTTAATATTAAAATGCAAAGAACTATCAACAGATAACCAACCAAAATCATCCATTTTTACTGTAATAATAGCAATTTCTAACAAAGCATCAGTTTTAGCATTCAAACCGGCTGTTTCTACATCAATTACTACCGGATAAAAACCACGAAACCGAGCCTTCAAAGTATTTTGATTAACTTTACAATAAATCATATTTTTTATAAAATTATTTTATATCTTAACTAACATCATAAAATTCTAACACGTTTA
This sequence is a window from Candidatus Blochmannia ocreatus. Protein-coding genes within it:
- the rnt gene encoding ribonuclease T → MIYCKVNQNTLKARFRGFYPVVIDVETAGLNAKTDALLEIAIITVKMDDFGWLSVDSSLHFNIKSFPGAIIQPESLAFNRIDPNDPKRSAVTEKEALRKIFNMVHQGLDAQECSRAIIVAHNASFDHSFLMAAVDRVSFMKNNPFHPFVTFDTATLSGLVFGQTVLAKACAYAGIFFDKSKAHSALYDTERTAVLFCALVNKWKRLGGWPVSEHHNIIVS
- the sufD gene encoding Fe-S cluster assembly protein SufD, giving the protein MVGCPNNEDRVLNEWFKLFKQKNHTYSDIAHKYWNYIKTSKLNTLNNKNWKTNIFNELLTYNLEFSKNEKIDIAQYKKLSLPIDAYKLVFINGKFSYELSNKNIKPWIIKINHNPNRYEVHTAIKPNTFLYLTQCLSDATIHINLPPNNATTKPLYLIYITEGSNIKNQLITSHYNHYIEIDNNSKTHIIEHFVNTNSNSHFSGSYISMVVKNNATLNHIKLIFENRASYHISHNDINIGKNSQVKSNTFVILGPKLTYNNTYVKLNYPHTSVSLNNLFFLSKKDIGTINSYIEHNNQGYSLSRQLHKIIACEKSTGIFNGLIKVQPNSTQTDGKMTNNNLLLNNNATINSTPKLEIYSDNVKCSHGATIGQINNDHLFYLRTRGISQKNALKMLIYAFSVEVIELIKDDMLKSIIISKINTALKECTYDYYNISH
- a CDS encoding SufS family cysteine desulfurase — translated: MTTTIYPIKKIRSDFPILKKMINQYPLTYLDNAATTQKPNVVIDAQTNYYYNNNASVHRGVHTLSTVSTNQMEKIRLHIANFIHASPEEIVFVKSTTEAINLVACSWGYNFINYKDNIIISEMEHHSNILPWQQLSKRKNILLRYIPIAPNGTLDLSNLSKLVDHNTKLLAISHMSNVLGTINPLKEIISIIRKKSNALILIDGAQGIAHQTVNVKKLDCDFYIFSGHKIYGPPGIGIMYGKKELLQKMPPWILGGGIVQDVSLKKEAKFIDAPWKFESGSPNIIGIIGLGASIQYINDIGIKNINNYELELTHYAIDKLKKVPNIILYGLNTQQTSIIPFNLKGKNPYDIGILLNQYNIAIRTGHHCAIPTMNYFKVSSMCRVSLAMYTNKDDINHLTQKLIKIQNILF
- a CDS encoding SufE family protein; its protein translation is MQYFPTKAQLIKNFSICNNWEEKYIYIMELGRLLPKFPNNLKQQKYQISGCQNKTWIALILTKQNNRIQDTAIQNTPSIKLYGDSDSAIVKGIIAIIFNLYKGRNLEEIIHVDVTTFLINQLQLKQNLTISRSQGIFLILRSIHSQADELLHQKIYSSNIKAILKII
- the grxD gene encoding Grx4 family monothiol glutaredoxin, producing the protein MKDTIKKIEDQIKKHPVTLYMKGTPETPKCGFSAKAAQILSIYTKNFFYIDVLSYPDIRSTLPIFSNWPTFPQLWIKEKLIGGVDIMLELHNSGKLKILINSATL
- a CDS encoding riboflavin synthase subunit alpha, yielding MFSGIIQAVVPVHAIHEKNNLKQFSIILPNYLLTNLKIGSSISNNGCCLTVISIKSNLISFELIYETLKLTNMNLLRIGDLINIERSLNYNAEIGGHLMSGHIDCTGTIKKIIQSTHQKIFWFNLKNQTFQKYILPHGSIGIEGVSLTINKIIKNNIRICLTPYTAINTTLGKKNR